The following coding sequences lie in one Streptomyces sp. NBC_00510 genomic window:
- a CDS encoding GntR family transcriptional regulator: protein MAPPVVRSLREQIREFIVDGIVSGRWKPGERIVERGIATELEVSQTPVREALRELEVMRLIESAPNKGVRVRRLTAGDLEEIYPVRAGLEQIAAELAAPRLRHDLSALEAEVALLHEADEEGDAGAQVRHTVAFHRELVRASGNSVLLHTWESLGIEVWTALSIRWLGTRQRLYAEEHQAVVEAFRRDDPRVGELVKEHVLGCAPQGG, encoded by the coding sequence ATGGCGCCGCCCGTCGTCCGCTCTCTGCGCGAGCAGATCCGCGAGTTCATCGTGGACGGCATCGTCAGCGGGCGGTGGAAGCCCGGGGAGCGGATCGTCGAGCGGGGCATCGCCACCGAGCTGGAGGTCAGCCAGACGCCCGTGCGGGAGGCGCTGCGGGAGCTGGAGGTCATGCGGCTCATCGAGTCCGCCCCGAACAAGGGGGTGCGGGTGCGCCGGCTGACCGCCGGGGACCTGGAGGAGATCTACCCGGTGCGGGCGGGCCTGGAGCAGATCGCCGCGGAGCTGGCGGCGCCGCGCCTGCGGCACGACCTGTCGGCGCTGGAGGCCGAGGTCGCGCTGCTGCACGAGGCGGACGAGGAGGGCGACGCCGGGGCTCAGGTGCGGCACACCGTGGCGTTCCACCGCGAGCTGGTGCGCGCCTCCGGCAACAGCGTGCTGCTGCACACCTGGGAGTCGCTGGGCATCGAGGTGTGGACGGCGCTGTCGATCCGCTGGCTGGGCACCCGGCAGCGGCTGTACGCCGAGGAGCACCAGGCGGTGGTGGAGGCCTTCCGCAGGGACGATCCGCGGGTCGGCGAGCTGGTCAAGGAGCATGTGCTGGGCTGTGCCCCGCAGGGCGGCTGA
- a CDS encoding barstar family protein, producing MRAGVGAARGPVPALDVLDGPGTGFLGDLWLSPRDCGRHAAPDPFDHPHAPWRLEDARITGHRHRPGAPAAWDVFLDAVDGWPEPPGEPCLAAGLLIHDGHRVLGVCRDASDVVPPDGEPSRTPLRLLGCAPGAELRAALETGTRRSLRLDEARLEVLGGRGEAVLDRYVTAGIAGWRPSALGLGLVDVDLTDGVREPFPARAWALWDRWLAGPPAESGTWSGYATRERSLWLGLVRDRGCTGPRPARPAGLVYDLDGRYVTDEPGLYLALGEAMNGPGGYLGCNADALADCLRGGFGVTTPCTLVWRDSAVARRALGVTLDSRGEPDSRFGAVLEVLAEGGVEVALA from the coding sequence GTGCGCGCGGGTGTCGGGGCTGCTCGTGGACCCGTACCGGCGCTCGACGTCCTGGACGGGCCGGGCACCGGATTCCTCGGTGACCTCTGGCTGAGCCCGCGGGACTGCGGGCGGCACGCCGCGCCGGATCCGTTCGACCACCCGCACGCGCCGTGGCGGCTGGAGGACGCGCGGATCACGGGTCACCGCCATCGCCCCGGCGCGCCCGCCGCGTGGGACGTGTTCCTGGACGCCGTCGACGGGTGGCCCGAACCGCCCGGCGAACCCTGCCTCGCGGCGGGGCTGCTGATCCACGACGGACACCGGGTCCTCGGCGTCTGCCGGGACGCCTCGGACGTCGTCCCGCCGGACGGTGAGCCGTCCCGGACGCCGCTGCGGCTGCTCGGCTGCGCGCCCGGCGCGGAGCTGCGGGCCGCCCTCGAAACCGGCACCCGCCGCTCCCTGCGCCTGGACGAGGCCAGGCTGGAGGTCCTCGGCGGCAGGGGCGAGGCCGTCCTGGACCGGTACGTGACCGCCGGGATCGCCGGGTGGCGGCCGTCGGCACTCGGCCTCGGGCTCGTCGACGTCGATCTCACCGACGGCGTGCGGGAGCCCTTCCCGGCTCGTGCCTGGGCGCTGTGGGACCGGTGGCTCGCCGGGCCCCCGGCGGAGTCCGGTACCTGGTCCGGGTATGCCACCCGTGAGCGGTCGTTGTGGCTGGGCCTCGTCCGGGACCGCGGCTGCACGGGCCCGCGTCCGGCGCGGCCCGCCGGGCTCGTGTACGACCTGGACGGCCGGTACGTCACCGACGAGCCCGGCCTCTACCTCGCGCTGGGTGAGGCGATGAACGGTCCGGGCGGCTACCTCGGCTGCAATGCGGACGCCCTGGCCGACTGCCTCCGCGGCGGCTTCGGGGTCACCACCCCGTGCACCCTGGTGTGGCGGGATTCCGCGGTCGCCCGGCGGGCGCTGGGCGTGACGCTGGACTCCCGCGGGGAGCCGGACAGCCGCTTCGGCGCAGTCCTGGAGGTGCTGGCCGAGGGCGGCGTGGAAGTCGCCCTCGCCTGA
- a CDS encoding oxidoreductase, with the protein MSVQGQSKTFLITGVSGGLGRAFAQEALTVGHRVVGTVRAPERIAEFEALAPGRAIARLLDVTDEQAVVPLVDEVERNIGPVDVLISNAGYGLEGTVEESTMADLRRQFEVNVFGSVAVIKAVLPHMRRRRGGHIVTLSSMAGLTALPGVAFYGASKFAMEGIAASLAQEVAGFGIHVTSLALGSFRTDWAGRSMTRVPRSIPDYDTLFDPIRSARQAKSGNQAGDPARAARALLRVLDADNPPVHLVLGTDALRLVEEGQRLLREDLAAWADLTASTDFPADR; encoded by the coding sequence ATGAGCGTTCAGGGCCAGAGCAAGACGTTTCTGATCACCGGTGTCAGCGGCGGCCTCGGCCGCGCCTTCGCCCAGGAAGCGCTCACCGTCGGTCACCGGGTCGTCGGCACGGTCCGCGCACCGGAGCGGATCGCCGAGTTCGAGGCCCTGGCCCCGGGTCGTGCCATCGCCAGACTGCTGGACGTGACGGACGAACAGGCCGTCGTCCCCCTCGTCGACGAGGTGGAACGGAACATCGGCCCCGTCGACGTGCTGATCAGCAACGCCGGCTACGGCCTCGAGGGCACCGTCGAGGAGTCGACGATGGCGGACCTCCGCCGGCAGTTCGAGGTCAACGTCTTCGGCAGCGTCGCCGTCATCAAGGCGGTCCTGCCCCACATGCGCCGGCGCCGCGGCGGGCACATCGTGACGCTCTCGTCCATGGCCGGCCTCACCGCCCTCCCCGGAGTCGCGTTCTACGGCGCGAGCAAGTTCGCCATGGAGGGCATCGCCGCGTCCCTGGCCCAGGAGGTCGCCGGCTTCGGCATCCACGTCACCTCCCTCGCGCTCGGCTCGTTCCGCACCGACTGGGCGGGCCGCTCGATGACCCGCGTTCCGCGCAGCATCCCCGACTACGACACGCTGTTCGACCCCATCAGGTCCGCCCGGCAGGCCAAGAGCGGCAACCAGGCCGGTGATCCGGCCCGTGCCGCCCGGGCGCTGCTGCGGGTCCTGGATGCCGACAACCCCCCGGTCCACCTCGTCCTCGGCACGGACGCTCTGCGTCTGGTCGAAGAGGGGCAGCGGCTGCTCCGCGAGGACCTCGCCGCCTGGGCCGACCTCACGGCATCCACCGATTTCCCCGCCGACCGGTGA
- a CDS encoding MarR family transcriptional regulator, producing the protein MHLPDDDLDHRHAVDVARALERLYRMLRRLSQPSELSLTTVATLSTLEQSGPLRLTELATLEGVTQPAMTQVVSRLAEAGLAGRAADPADGRVVLVHITDAGREAIARRRAVRAERLGELLEQLSPSERAALVAALPAVEALTRLGPPPASSSLAQRSS; encoded by the coding sequence ATGCATCTTCCCGACGACGACCTGGACCACCGCCACGCCGTCGACGTGGCGCGGGCCCTGGAGCGGCTGTACCGCATGCTGCGCAGGCTCAGCCAGCCGAGCGAGCTGTCGCTGACCACCGTGGCGACGCTGTCCACGCTGGAGCAGTCCGGCCCGCTCCGGCTGACCGAGCTGGCGACCCTGGAGGGCGTCACGCAGCCGGCGATGACCCAGGTCGTGTCACGACTGGCGGAGGCGGGACTGGCCGGTCGCGCGGCGGACCCCGCGGACGGGCGCGTGGTGCTCGTCCACATCACCGACGCCGGCCGGGAGGCCATCGCCCGGCGTCGCGCCGTGCGCGCCGAGCGGCTCGGGGAGTTGCTGGAACAGCTGAGCCCGTCCGAGCGGGCGGCCCTGGTGGCCGCGCTGCCGGCCGTGGAGGCACTGACCCGGCTGGGGCCGCCCCCGGCCTCGTCGAGCCTCGCCCAGCGGAGCAGTTGA
- a CDS encoding DsbA family protein, protein MNESRPRTAVDFWLDPVCPWTWLTSRWMLEVERIRPVDVTWRVMSLAVLNEDRLDQLPERIRELMGLAWAPVRVLTAASQAYGPEVTGPLYTAMGTRFHLHQQPRTKPTIAAALRDVGLPESLADAGDTDTFDALVRASHQEAVDLVGEDVGSPVVALPGQDAGRAAFFGPVVSPAPKGEEAGRLWDAAIVLASMPDFYEMKRTRTAGPVFD, encoded by the coding sequence GTGAACGAATCCCGCCCCCGTACGGCCGTCGACTTTTGGCTTGACCCCGTGTGTCCCTGGACCTGGCTGACCTCGCGCTGGATGCTCGAGGTCGAGAGGATCCGGCCGGTCGACGTCACTTGGCGCGTGATGAGCCTGGCCGTGCTCAACGAGGACCGTCTCGACCAACTGCCGGAGCGCATACGCGAACTGATGGGCCTGGCATGGGCGCCGGTCCGGGTCCTGACCGCGGCCTCGCAGGCCTACGGACCCGAGGTGACGGGGCCCTTGTACACCGCCATGGGCACCCGCTTCCACCTGCACCAGCAGCCCCGGACCAAGCCGACGATCGCGGCCGCGCTGCGCGACGTCGGCTTGCCCGAGAGCCTCGCGGACGCCGGCGACACCGACACCTTCGACGCCTTGGTGCGCGCCTCCCACCAGGAAGCCGTCGACCTGGTCGGCGAGGACGTCGGCAGCCCCGTCGTCGCCCTGCCCGGTCAGGACGCCGGCAGGGCCGCGTTCTTCGGCCCGGTGGTCAGCCCCGCCCCGAAGGGCGAGGAGGCAGGGCGCCTCTGGGACGCCGCGATCGTCCTCGCCTCCATGCCGGACTTCTACGAGATGAAGCGCACCCGCACCGCCGGTCCCGTCTTCGACTGA
- a CDS encoding MFS transporter yields the protein MTAHAQSSRSVNPFKQPKAVFAVAFACVVSFMGIGLVDPILPAISQQLDATPSQVTLLFTSYLVVTAVAMLITNWVSSRIGAKRTLIAGLALIVVFAALAGTSGSIGGIVGYRAGWGIGNALFIATSLAVIVASASGGFVGAIILYETALGVGIAVGPLLGGLLGNVSWRGPFYGVAVLMAIALVATVVLVEPIPLPARKTGLSEPLRALRHRGLLTMSLTALCYNWAFFTVLGYAPFPMGLGAVQLGLVFTGWGALVAVFAVFGAPRLQARLGIARTLYANLALFALTVLAIAIWTDDRTVLIVCVIVAGVFIGVNNTVTTQAVMTVAPVDRAVASAAYGFVRFIGGGLAPFAAGKLVEAFGIHVPFYIGAGALVLGIVILSTAHGLLTEAEKVQAEQVDAAPEPIPGADAAPSLVPVEHEAAAHDDAGRGAIVAAVDGSPHAERVTAAAGRLATINGRTVHVVHVEEAAVAGDAAADAEDLESARIAVRKHLDRLAALGIPAVGHVLRNATGHGEVGRMVAEHAERTGARAIVVGAPAHGGLSALLDAGAGQALMRYATCDVVLINPRSAELEAAA from the coding sequence ATGACCGCGCATGCGCAATCGTCCCGTTCCGTGAATCCGTTCAAACAGCCGAAGGCCGTGTTCGCGGTCGCCTTCGCCTGTGTGGTCTCGTTCATGGGGATCGGCCTGGTCGACCCCATCCTGCCCGCGATATCGCAGCAACTGGACGCCACTCCGAGCCAGGTGACGCTGCTGTTCACCAGCTACCTGGTGGTGACCGCGGTCGCCATGCTCATCACCAACTGGGTCTCCAGCCGGATCGGCGCCAAGCGGACGCTGATCGCGGGCCTCGCCCTGATCGTGGTGTTCGCCGCACTGGCCGGCACCTCGGGGAGCATCGGCGGCATCGTCGGCTACCGGGCGGGCTGGGGCATCGGCAACGCGTTGTTCATCGCCACCTCCCTGGCGGTGATCGTGGCCTCCGCGAGCGGCGGCTTCGTGGGCGCGATCATCCTCTACGAGACGGCACTGGGCGTCGGCATCGCGGTGGGCCCGCTGCTCGGCGGCCTGCTGGGCAACGTGAGCTGGCGCGGCCCGTTCTACGGAGTCGCCGTCCTGATGGCCATCGCGCTGGTCGCCACCGTCGTCCTCGTGGAGCCGATCCCGTTGCCGGCCCGCAAGACCGGGCTGAGCGAGCCGCTGCGCGCGCTGCGCCACCGCGGCCTGCTGACGATGTCGCTCACGGCCCTCTGCTACAACTGGGCCTTCTTCACCGTGCTCGGCTACGCGCCCTTCCCGATGGGGCTCGGCGCGGTCCAGCTCGGCCTGGTCTTCACCGGCTGGGGCGCCCTCGTCGCGGTCTTCGCCGTCTTCGGGGCGCCGCGGCTGCAGGCCCGGCTGGGCATCGCGCGGACGCTGTACGCCAACCTCGCGCTGTTCGCCCTCACCGTGCTGGCCATCGCGATCTGGACCGACGACCGGACCGTGCTGATCGTCTGCGTGATCGTCGCCGGCGTCTTCATCGGCGTGAACAACACGGTCACCACCCAGGCCGTCATGACCGTCGCGCCCGTCGACCGCGCCGTCGCCTCCGCCGCGTACGGCTTCGTCCGCTTCATCGGCGGCGGTCTGGCGCCGTTCGCCGCGGGCAAGCTGGTCGAGGCCTTCGGGATCCACGTGCCGTTCTACATCGGCGCCGGGGCGCTCGTGCTGGGCATCGTGATCCTCTCCACGGCCCACGGGCTGCTCACGGAGGCCGAGAAGGTCCAGGCCGAACAGGTCGACGCCGCCCCGGAGCCCATCCCCGGGGCCGATGCCGCCCCCTCGCTGGTGCCGGTCGAGCACGAGGCCGCCGCGCACGACGACGCCGGCCGCGGCGCCATCGTCGCCGCCGTGGACGGTTCCCCGCACGCCGAGCGGGTCACCGCGGCCGCCGGCCGCCTCGCGACGATCAACGGCCGTACGGTGCACGTCGTCCACGTCGAGGAGGCCGCGGTCGCGGGTGACGCGGCCGCCGACGCGGAGGACCTGGAGTCCGCCCGGATCGCCGTCCGCAAGCACCTGGACCGGCTCGCCGCCCTCGGCATCCCGGCCGTCGGTCACGTGCTGCGGAACGCCACCGGCCACGGGGAGGTGGGCCGTATGGTCGCGGAGCACGCGGAGCGCACCGGGGCCCGCGCCATCGTCGTCGGGGCGCCCGCCCACGGCGGGCTGTCCGCGCTGCTGGACGCCGGCGCCGGACAGGCCCTGATGCGGTACGCGACCTGCGACGTCGTACTGATCAACCCGCGTTCGGCGGAGCTGGAGGCCGCGGCCTGA
- a CDS encoding glutamate synthase subunit beta, which translates to MADPKGFLTTPRRTPARRPVCERVEDWQEVYTGQGLLPIISAQAGRCMDCGIPFCHDACPLGNMIPDWNDLVYREDWAAAAERLHATNNFPEFTGRLCPAPCESACVLTINADPVTIKNVEVAIADRAWEDGLALPRPPERHSGLTVAVVGSGPAGLAAAQQLTRVGHTVTVYERADRLGGLLRYGIPEFKMEKHHLDRRLAQMRAEGTLFRTEVEVGADLDAERVVAEHDAVLLAVGATAWRELPVPGRELAGIHQAMEYLPLANRVQEGDLTESPVSAEGKDVVIVGGGDTGADCLGTVLRQHAASVVQLDINPLPGEYRPEQEPWPVYPHVYRVSPAHEEARELARRGVWDPAEHGGVPLPGPEGDIRVFSASTFRFEGDDEGHVRSLHLVGVEPRHRRPQHGTERVIPAQLVLLALGFSGAERDCGLVNQLGLELDRRGHVVRDACFATGVEKVFVAGDAGRGQSLIVWAIAEGRSAAAAVDRWLTGSTCLLAPITPTTRPLVA; encoded by the coding sequence ATGGCCGATCCCAAGGGCTTTCTCACCACCCCTCGCCGCACCCCCGCGCGGCGCCCCGTCTGCGAGCGCGTCGAGGACTGGCAGGAGGTCTACACCGGCCAGGGCCTGCTGCCGATCATCTCCGCGCAGGCCGGCCGCTGCATGGACTGCGGCATCCCGTTCTGCCACGACGCCTGCCCGCTGGGGAACATGATCCCCGACTGGAACGACCTGGTGTACCGCGAGGACTGGGCCGCCGCCGCGGAACGGCTGCACGCCACCAACAACTTCCCCGAGTTCACCGGTCGGCTGTGCCCGGCGCCCTGCGAGAGCGCCTGCGTCCTGACCATCAACGCCGACCCCGTCACGATCAAGAACGTCGAGGTCGCCATCGCCGATCGCGCGTGGGAGGACGGCCTCGCCCTCCCCCGTCCCCCCGAGCGGCACTCCGGCCTCACCGTCGCGGTGGTCGGCTCGGGGCCCGCCGGACTCGCCGCTGCCCAGCAGCTCACCCGGGTCGGCCACACGGTGACGGTCTACGAACGGGCGGACCGGCTCGGCGGCCTCCTGCGCTACGGCATACCGGAGTTCAAGATGGAGAAGCACCATCTGGACCGGCGCCTGGCGCAGATGCGCGCCGAGGGCACCCTCTTCCGCACCGAGGTCGAAGTGGGTGCCGACCTCGACGCGGAACGGGTCGTCGCCGAGCACGACGCGGTGCTCCTGGCGGTGGGCGCAACGGCATGGCGCGAGCTGCCGGTGCCCGGACGGGAACTGGCGGGCATCCACCAGGCGATGGAGTACCTGCCGCTGGCGAACCGCGTGCAGGAGGGCGACCTGACCGAGTCACCGGTCAGCGCCGAGGGCAAGGACGTCGTCATCGTCGGCGGCGGCGACACCGGCGCCGACTGCCTGGGCACCGTGCTCCGGCAGCACGCGGCCTCCGTCGTGCAGCTCGACATCAACCCCCTGCCGGGCGAGTACCGCCCCGAGCAGGAGCCGTGGCCGGTGTACCCGCACGTCTACCGGGTCTCCCCCGCCCACGAGGAGGCGCGTGAACTGGCCCGGCGCGGCGTCTGGGACCCGGCGGAGCACGGCGGTGTGCCGCTGCCCGGCCCGGAGGGCGACATCCGGGTGTTCTCCGCCTCGACCTTCCGCTTCGAGGGCGACGACGAAGGGCACGTACGGTCGCTGCACCTGGTCGGGGTGGAGCCGCGGCACCGCCGCCCGCAGCACGGCACCGAGCGCGTCATCCCCGCCCAGCTGGTGCTGCTGGCGCTGGGGTTCTCGGGGGCCGAACGCGACTGCGGGCTGGTGAACCAGCTCGGCCTGGAACTCGACCGGCGCGGCCACGTCGTCCGCGACGCCTGCTTCGCCACCGGGGTGGAGAAGGTCTTCGTCGCGGGCGACGCGGGCCGCGGTCAGTCGCTGATCGTCTGGGCGATCGCCGAGGGCCGGTCGGCCGCGGCGGCGGTCGACCGGTGGCTCACCGGCAGCACGTGCCTGCTGGCACCGATCACGCCGACGACCCGGCCGCTGGTGGCGTGA
- a CDS encoding Gfo/Idh/MocA family oxidoreductase, with protein sequence MTTEPLRIGVLGAARIAGTAIAAPARTTGHRLVAMAARDRSRAADFAAEHGVERVLDSYADVIADPEVEAVYNPLANGLHGPWNLAAIAAGKHVLSEKPSASNLEEAVEVRDAAAKAGVVVMEAFHYLYHPVTRRLHELLESGELGELRHVEAVVNIPAPADEDPRWSLPLAGGAVMDLGCYSLHAAGSLAPWAGGAPRLVAARGGERAKAPGVDEWLDADLEYPGGATASARCHMDAEALEMSWRIVGSRGEATAPCFVLPHQDDRVVVRTPDGERVEELGRRLSYTYQLEAFAATLRDGAPLPTDADDAVESMRMIDACYRAAGFEPRPRSAAVTPPAAGSSA encoded by the coding sequence ATGACCACCGAACCGTTGCGCATCGGCGTGCTCGGCGCCGCCCGCATCGCCGGGACCGCCATCGCCGCCCCCGCCCGCACGACCGGTCACCGGCTGGTCGCCATGGCCGCCCGCGACCGCTCCCGGGCGGCGGACTTCGCCGCCGAGCACGGCGTCGAGCGCGTGCTGGACTCGTACGCCGACGTCATCGCCGACCCCGAGGTCGAGGCCGTCTACAACCCGCTCGCCAACGGTCTCCACGGCCCCTGGAACCTGGCCGCCATCGCGGCGGGCAAGCACGTCCTCAGCGAGAAGCCCTCCGCGAGCAACCTCGAGGAGGCCGTCGAGGTGCGCGACGCGGCCGCCAAGGCGGGCGTGGTCGTCATGGAGGCGTTCCACTACCTCTACCACCCGGTCACCCGGCGCCTGCACGAGCTGCTGGAGTCCGGTGAGCTCGGCGAGCTGCGGCACGTGGAGGCCGTGGTCAACATCCCCGCGCCCGCGGACGAGGACCCCCGCTGGTCGCTGCCGCTGGCCGGCGGCGCCGTGATGGACCTGGGCTGCTACTCCCTGCACGCGGCGGGGTCCCTGGCCCCGTGGGCCGGCGGCGCCCCGCGCCTGGTGGCCGCGCGCGGCGGGGAGCGCGCCAAGGCGCCGGGTGTCGACGAATGGCTGGACGCCGACCTGGAGTACCCCGGCGGCGCCACCGCCTCGGCCCGCTGCCACATGGACGCCGAGGCGCTGGAGATGAGCTGGCGCATCGTCGGCAGCCGCGGCGAGGCCACCGCGCCGTGCTTCGTGCTGCCGCACCAGGACGACCGGGTCGTGGTCCGTACGCCGGACGGCGAGCGGGTCGAGGAGCTGGGCAGGCGCCTGTCGTACACCTACCAGCTGGAGGCGTTCGCGGCGACCCTGCGCGACGGCGCCCCGCTGCCCACGGACGCCGACGACGCCGTGGAGTCGATGCGCATGATCGACGCCTGCTACCGCGCCGCGGGCTTCGAGCCGCGCCCGCGTTCCGCCGCCGTCACGCCACCAGCGGCCGGGTCGTCGGCGTGA
- the aceE gene encoding pyruvate dehydrogenase (acetyl-transferring), homodimeric type, with the protein MTDATLSALDHLPDPDPEETGEWAASLDAVTHAAGPDRAAYLMRRTFDHAQASGLAVPSLLETEHINTIPTAAEPELPGDLEMERRIAGWNRWNAAAMVTRGSRLGLGGHIATFASAAWLYETGFNHFFRGKEGDGSGDQLYVQGHASPGIYARAFLDGRLTERQLDNFRQEAGGDGLPSYPHPRRLPWLWEFPTVSMGLGPLAAIQQARFNRYLTHRGIKDTSGSHVWAFLGDGEMDEPESTAALGLAGREGLDNLTFVINCNLQRLDGPVRANFKIVQELEAKFRAAGWNVVKSLWGSAWDELFALDTTGALVRRLREVPDGQFQTYATRDAAYIREHFFGADPALAEMAKLLTDAKIAECFHTSRGGHEPRKVYAAYRAATTHKGAPTVILAQTVKGWTLGRGFESRNANHQMKKLTLPEFRAMRDLLELPIADSTLAGDLVPYAHPGADSPEVRYLQERRAELGGPAPARRVHPVALPEPSAKPFEALAKGSGSQEIATTMALVRLMKDLMREKESGRRWVPIVPDEARTFGMESLFPSAGIYSPLGQTYDPVDRDMLLYYREAENGQILNEGITEAGSMASFTAAATSYATHGEPMIPLYIFYSMFGWQRTADQMWALADQLGRGFLVGATAGRTTMTGEGLQHADGHSHLIASTNPAAVSYDPAFAYEVGVIVREGLRRMFGPDAEDVFYYLTVYNEPKIQPAMPTEPGVEEGIVKGLYRFRTADTAGLSADAPRLQLMASGTAIHWALEAQQLLAAEWGVAADVWSATSWSELRRGGLAYDAARLRGEDAPLPHVARVLEGAPGPVLAVSDWMRGVPDQISQWVPQEWHSIGTDGFGLSDTRDAARRHFGVDPQSVVVAALAALARRGEVKRETVQEARERYGL; encoded by the coding sequence ATGACCGACGCCACGCTGAGCGCGCTCGATCACCTGCCGGACCCGGACCCGGAAGAGACCGGCGAATGGGCCGCCTCACTCGACGCGGTCACCCACGCCGCCGGCCCTGATCGCGCGGCGTACCTGATGCGCCGTACCTTCGACCACGCGCAGGCGTCCGGTCTCGCGGTGCCGTCGCTGCTGGAGACCGAGCACATCAACACCATCCCGACCGCCGCGGAGCCCGAGCTCCCCGGTGACCTGGAGATGGAGCGGCGCATCGCCGGATGGAACCGCTGGAACGCCGCCGCCATGGTGACCCGCGGCAGCCGCCTGGGCCTGGGCGGCCACATCGCCACCTTCGCCTCCGCGGCCTGGCTGTACGAGACCGGCTTCAACCACTTCTTCCGCGGCAAGGAGGGCGACGGCTCCGGCGACCAGCTGTACGTCCAGGGCCACGCCTCCCCCGGCATCTACGCCCGCGCTTTCCTCGACGGCCGGCTGACCGAGCGGCAGCTGGACAACTTCCGCCAGGAGGCCGGCGGCGACGGCCTGCCGTCCTACCCGCACCCGCGGCGGCTGCCCTGGCTGTGGGAGTTCCCGACCGTGTCGATGGGCCTCGGCCCGCTCGCCGCGATCCAGCAGGCGCGCTTCAACCGCTACCTGACCCACCGCGGCATCAAGGACACCTCCGGCTCGCACGTGTGGGCCTTCCTCGGCGACGGCGAGATGGACGAACCCGAGTCGACCGCCGCCCTCGGCCTCGCCGGCCGTGAGGGGCTGGACAACCTCACCTTCGTGATCAACTGCAACCTGCAGCGCCTCGACGGGCCGGTCCGCGCCAACTTCAAGATCGTCCAGGAGCTGGAGGCGAAGTTCCGTGCCGCCGGCTGGAACGTCGTCAAGTCGCTGTGGGGCTCCGCCTGGGACGAGCTGTTCGCCCTCGACACCACGGGCGCGCTCGTGCGGCGGCTGCGCGAGGTACCGGACGGGCAGTTCCAGACCTACGCCACCCGCGACGCCGCGTACATCCGCGAGCACTTCTTCGGCGCCGACCCGGCCCTGGCCGAGATGGCGAAGCTGCTGACGGACGCCAAGATCGCCGAGTGCTTCCACACCTCCCGCGGCGGCCACGAGCCGCGCAAGGTGTACGCCGCCTACCGCGCGGCCACCACGCACAAGGGCGCGCCGACCGTGATCCTCGCGCAGACCGTCAAGGGCTGGACGCTGGGTCGCGGTTTCGAGTCGCGCAACGCCAACCACCAGATGAAGAAGCTCACCCTCCCCGAGTTCCGCGCCATGCGCGACCTGCTCGAACTGCCCATCGCGGACAGCACGCTCGCCGGGGACCTGGTGCCGTACGCCCACCCGGGCGCCGACTCCCCCGAGGTGCGCTACCTGCAGGAGCGCCGCGCCGAGCTCGGCGGCCCCGCCCCGGCCCGCCGGGTGCACCCGGTGGCGCTCCCCGAGCCGTCCGCGAAGCCCTTCGAGGCCCTGGCCAAGGGCTCCGGCAGCCAGGAGATCGCGACCACGATGGCCCTGGTCCGGCTGATGAAGGACCTCATGCGGGAGAAGGAGAGCGGACGCCGCTGGGTGCCGATCGTCCCCGACGAGGCGCGCACCTTCGGCATGGAGTCGCTCTTCCCGAGCGCGGGCATCTACTCGCCGCTCGGCCAGACCTACGACCCGGTCGACCGCGACATGCTCCTGTACTACCGGGAGGCGGAGAACGGGCAGATCCTCAACGAGGGCATCACCGAGGCCGGTTCGATGGCCTCCTTCACCGCCGCGGCGACCTCGTACGCCACGCACGGCGAGCCGATGATCCCGCTGTACATCTTCTACTCGATGTTCGGCTGGCAGCGGACCGCCGACCAGATGTGGGCCCTCGCCGACCAGCTCGGCCGCGGCTTCCTGGTCGGGGCGACCGCGGGCCGCACGACGATGACGGGTGAGGGCCTGCAGCACGCCGACGGCCACTCGCACCTGATCGCGTCCACCAACCCGGCGGCGGTCTCGTACGACCCGGCCTTCGCCTACGAGGTCGGCGTCATCGTCCGCGAAGGCCTGCGCCGCATGTTCGGCCCGGACGCGGAGGACGTCTTCTACTACCTGACGGTCTACAACGAGCCCAAGATCCAGCCGGCCATGCCCACGGAGCCGGGCGTCGAGGAAGGCATCGTCAAGGGCCTGTACCGATTCCGCACCGCCGACACCGCCGGGCTGTCCGCCGACGCGCCGCGGCTGCAGCTGATGGCCTCCGGCACGGCGATCCACTGGGCCCTGGAGGCGCAGCAGCTGCTGGCCGCGGAGTGGGGCGTGGCGGCGGACGTGTGGTCGGCGACCTCCTGGAGCGAGCTGCGGCGCGGTGGTCTGGCGTACGACGCGGCCCGGCTGCGCGGCGAGGACGCCCCGCTCCCCCATGTGGCCCGTGTCCTGGAGGGCGCGCCGGGCCCGGTGCTGGCGGTGAGCGACTGGATGCGCGGGGTGCCGGACCAGATCAGCCAGTGGGTGCCGCAGGAGTGGCACTCGATCGGCACCGACGGCTTCGGCCTGTCGGACACGCGCGATGCGGCGCGCCGCCACTTCGGTGTGGACCCGCAGTCGGTGGTCGTCGCCGCGCTGGCCGCGCTCGCCAGGCGCGGCGAGGTCAAGCGGGAGACCGTGCAGGAGGCCCGGGAACGTTACGGGCTCTGA